Proteins encoded in a region of the Sparus aurata chromosome 6, fSpaAur1.1, whole genome shotgun sequence genome:
- the LOC115583571 gene encoding neuronal vesicle trafficking-associated protein 1 yields the protein MVKLGNNFSEKNNGKVVSEDGFDTIPLITPLDASQLQFPPPDKVVVKTKADYDGESKKGKPRSPKIAEFSISIIEGVSERLKVTLLVICALAFLVCVVFLVVYKVYQYEQPCPDSFVYTQGRCMPAGMYGNFPPQGPGGRGRLFTLINHYNIAKQTITRSVSPWMTIMSEEKVTQQETETAQKLA from the exons ATGGTTAAACTGGGGAATAATTTCAGCGAGAAAAATAACGGGAAGGTGGTCTCCGAGGACGGATTTGACACCATCCCCCTCATCACACCATTAGATGCCAGTCAGCTGCAGTTCCCTCCACCAGATAAG GTGGTGGTGAAGACAAAGGCAGACTATGACGGTGAGAGCAAGAAGGGGAAGCCACGATCTCCCAAAATCGCAGAGTTCTCGATAAGCATCATTGAAGGCGTCTCCGAGCGACTCAAA GTGACCCTGCTGGTGATCTGTGCCCTGGCCTtcctggtgtgtgtggtgttccTGGTTGTCTACAAGGTGTACCAGTACGAGCAGCCGTGCCCCGACAGCTTCGTTTACACG CAAGGTCGCTGCATGCCGGCTGGGATGTATGGCAACTTCCCCCCTCAGGGCCCTGGGGGCCGCGGGCGCCTCTTCACTCTCATCAACCACTACAACATAGCCAAGCAGACCATCACCCGGTCAGTATCACCATGGATGACCATCATGTCTGAGGAGAAGGTCACCCAGCAGGAGACGGAGACTGCCCAGAAACTGGCTTAA